The nucleotide window CTGGCACCCCGCCAGCCACGGTAGCTTTGCCAGCCAGCACGGCGTTAAACCCTACAGCCAGGGGGAGCTCGATGGTCTGGCGCAAACCTTCTGGCCCGATCACTGCATACAGCAGACCGAAGGCGCAGAGCTGCATCCGCTGCTGAATCAGAAGGCCATTGACGCGGTGTTTCACAAGGGGGAAAACCCGGCTATCGACAGCTACAGCGCGTTTTTTGATAACGGACATCGTCAAAAAACGGCGCTGGACGCGTGGTTACGCCATCACGAAATCACCGAACTGATTGTGCTGGGGCTGGCAACGGACTATTGCGTGAAATTCACCGTGCTGGATGCACTTCAGCTTGGTTACAACGTAAATGTCATCACCGACGGCTGCCGTGGTGTGAATATTCACCCCCAGGACAGTGCTCAGGCGTTTATGGATATGGCCGCAGAGGGTGCAACACTGTATACGCTGGAAGACTGGCTGGAGACACAACCGTAAGCCTTTTCGCCGGGGGCAGCAACGCCTGCCCCGGTAAAACCCTCCCCCCTCGATCTCCCATAAAGTGAACTCCCTCGCATCACCAGCGAAGCGGCAATGCTATTCTTTTCTGGCTGTTTTTTCGCCACGCCTTTTCCGTGGCGTGGTTAATTTTATTAAGTCAAAGAGGAAGTTATATGAAACGTTTGCCATTGCTGGCAGCATTACCCTTGCTTTGCGCGTCAGTTGCCTCCGCCAGCCCCATGATGTCTGTGGGCTACTTTAACGGAGGTGGCGATGTCACTGCGGGGCCTGGTGGTGACATCAATAAACTCGACGTTCGCCAGATTACCCACCTGAACTACTCATTTGGTCTGGTCTATAACAATGAGAAAGACGAAACCAACGCCGCGCTGAAAGATCCGGCAAAACTGCATCAAATCTGGCTATCGCCAAAAGTCACGTCCGACCTCGCGTTAATCCCTGCCCTGCGTAAACAAAATCCGAACCTCAAAGTGCTGCTTTCCGTTGGTGGCTGGGGGGCACGTGGTTTCTCCGGTGCAGCGGCCAGCAAAGAGACGCGCGCGGTGTTTATCCGCTCTGCGCAGGAGATCGTCGATAAATACGGCCTGGACGGAATCGATCTCGACTGGGAGTATCCGGTGAATGGCGCATGGGGGCTTGTCGCAAGCCAGCCTGCCGATCGGGATAATTTCACCGCACTGCTGAAGGAGATGCGCGATGCATTCGGGCATAAAAAGCTGGTCACCATTGCGGTGGGGGCAAATGCGGAAAGTCCGAAAAGCTGGGTGGATGTAAAGGCGATCGCCCCGCTGCTCGACTATATCAACCTGATGACCTACGACATGGCCTACGGTACCCAGTACTTCAACGCCAACCTGTATGACTCCAGCGCCTGGCCAACGGTCGCCGCCGCCGATAAATACAGCGTCGACTTTGTGGTTAACAACTACCTGGCCGCCGGGCTGAAGCCACAGCAGATGAACCTTGGGATCGGTTTCTATGGCCGCGTCCCGAAACGCTCCGTGGAGCCAGGGGTTGACTGGTCGAAACCGGATGCGCAAAAAAATCCAGTGACGCAGCCCTACTTCGGCCCTCAGGAGACAGGTTTGTTCAAATCACTCGGCTATGACCTGACCAAAGATACCTACGTGAAGTACAACGATATCGTGAAGAAGCTACTGAACGATCCGCAGAAGCGCTTTACCGAACACTGGGACGATCAGGCGAAAGTGCCGTGGTTGTCGGTGAATTCCGCAGGCGGTAAGGCGTTGTTTGCCCTTTCCTACGAAAACCCACGTTCCGTTGCCATCAAAGCGGACTATATCAAGGAGAAAGGTCTCGCCGGGGCGATGTTCTGGGAGTACGGCGCGGATGACGAAAACCAGCTAGCGAAACAGCTGGCAGAGTCGCTGGGGATTAAACACTAGAGCATATTGTGCCGGGTAGCGACTGCGCTTACCCGGCCTACTCACGCGACCGCTATTTGAAGGTCGCAATTGGCTTTGGCGTAATACCAAAATCTTCTTTTAGCTCGCGCTTACTCTTCATCACCATCTGACCTTGAGTGTCGATAGTCATGTGCTGGGCATCCGTGTTGTGACGGGCCTGCCACAGCATCACCAGTTGCAGGCTGTTCTCTTTTTGCTCCGGGGTGAGTGCCACGCCATCCGGCCATTTTCCCAGTTCAACCGCCGTCACCAGACGCTGATAAATCTCCGGTGTCATACCGCTAACCATGTCATCAATATTCATGATTTCTCCCTTTCAAAGGAATAATTTGCTGAATCGTTTTTTCAGCCTTTGGTCTGATCGCCATTTTCATCATCAGTGAAGCTCATTGATGCTGAATTCACGCAGAAACGCTCCCCTGTTGGCTGTGGGCCATCCGGGAATACATGCCCGAGATGCGCGTCACAGTTACCACAGCGGATTTCAGTGCGCTGCATACCGTGCGACATGTCACTCAGATAGCGGATCGCGTCATCGCTCACCGGCTCATAAAAGCTCGGCCAGCCACAGCCAGAATCATACTTTGTCTGCGAATTGAACAGCGGTGCATCACACACCAGACAGTGATAGACGCCGTCTCGCTTATTGTGCAGCAAACGCCCGGTAAATGGCGGTTCAGTACCGTGATTCTGCGTCACATAAAACTGCATTTCTGTGAGGTTTTTTTTCAGATCGTCGGGGTTACGTTGGTTCGACATATACTTACATCTCGCAGTAGAAACAGACAACTTTCGCCCAGATTCTAACAAAACATTAACACCACCGCGTGCACTTTTGTTCTAAACTTATGTGTCGCGAAAAGGCGGTCAGGCAATTGTGATCTGCTTCACATTTTTATCCTGAGAGGCCTTTAAAATTCCGGGCGCAGCCCCCATGTGGTTGCTAGCTCAAAGGGAAAGTGAGGCGAGTCAGTCGCACAAACGTTAGTCACAGGATTGATTTGTCGCAATGATTGACACGATTCCGCTTGACGCTGCGTAAGGTTTTTGTAATTTTACAGGCAACCTTTTATTCACTAACAAATAGCTGGTGGAATATATGACTATCAAAGTAGGTATCAACGGTTTTGGCCGTATTGGCCGTATTGTTTTCCGTGCTGCTCAGAAACGTTCTGACATCGAAATCGTTGGTATCAACGATCTCCTGGACGCTGAATACATGGCGTACATGCTGAAGTACGACTCAACTCACGGTCGTTTCGACGGCACCGTTGAAGTGAAAGACGGCCACCTGGTTGTTAACGGCAAAACCATCCGCGTTACTGCTGAAAAAGACCCAGCTAACCTGAAATGGAACGAAATCGGTGTTGACGTTGTTGCTGAAGCAACCGGTATCTTCCTGACCGACGAAACTGCACGTAAACACATCACTGCGGGTGCGAAGAAAGTTGTTCTGACTGGTCCTTCCAAAGACAACACCCCAATGTTCGTTCGTGGTGCAAACTTCGAAACTTATGCTGGCCAGGACATCGTTTCTAACGCATCCTGCACCACCAACTGCCTGGCACCGCTGGCTAAAGTTATCAACGACAACTTCGGCATCATCGAAGGTCTGATGACTACCGTTCACGCGACCACCGCTACTCAGAAAACCGTTGACGGCCCGTCTCACAAAGACTGGCGTGGCGGCCGTGGCGCAGCTCAGAACATCATCCCATCCTCTACCGGTGCTGCTAAAGCAGTAGGTAAAGTACTGCCAGAACTGAATGGCAAACTGACTGGTATGGCGTTCCGCGTTCCAACTCCTAACGTATCCGTTGTTGACCTGACCGTTCGTCTGGAAAAAGCTGCTTCTTATGAAGAAATTAAGAAAGCAATCAAAGCTGCTTCCGAAGGCGCAATGAAAGGCGTTCTGGGCTACACCGAAGACGACGTTGTTTCTACCGATTTCAACGGCGAAATCTGCACTTCCGTGTTCGATGCTAAAGCTGGTATCGCACTGAACGACAACTTCGTTAAACTGGTTTCCTGGTACGACAACGAAACTGGCTACTCTAACAAAGTACTGGACCTGATCGCTCACATCTCCAAATAAGTTGAGATGAGATTCTGATCCAAAAAGGCGACTTCGGTCGCCTTTTTTATTTTCTAAGACAGAGGATTGCTTAATGATTAATAAAATTTTTGCACTTCCGGTAGTCGAACAACTTACCCCTGTGCTCTCCCTCCGTCAGATTGACGGTGCCGACATTGTCGTCGTTGACCATCCACGCGTAAAAGCCTCCGTGGCCCTGAATGGCGCTCACCTGCTCTCCTGGAAACCAGAAGGTGAAAAGGAAGGTCTGTGGTTGAGTAATGCCACCTCCTTCAAAAAAGGTGCAGCAATCCGCGGTGGTGTACCGATCTGCTGGCCGTGGTTCGGCCCGGCAGCACAACAGGGTCTGCCTGCTCACGGGTTTGCCCGTAACCAGCAGTGGACGCTGAAAGCACATAATGAAGACGATCACAACGTGGTGCTGACCTTCGAGCTTCAGGCCAATGATGACACCCGTAAACTCTGGCCGCACGATTTCACCCTGTATGCCCGCTTCAAGCTGGGCAAGACCTGTGAAATTGAACTGGAAGCGCACGGTGAGTTTGAAACCACGTCTGCCCTGCACACTTATTTCAACGTGGGTGATATCAACGCGGTAAAAGTGAGCGGTCTTGGTGATACCTTTATCGACAAAGTGGATAACGCAAAAGAAGGGAAACTGAGCGACGGCGTACAGACCTTCCCTGACCGCACCGACCGCGTTTATCTGCACCCGGAAGCGTGCAGCGTGATCCACGACAGTGCCCTGAACCGTGGTATCGAAGTGGTTCACCATCACCACAGCAACGTGGTGGGCTGGAACCCTGGCCCTGCGCTCTCCATCAGCATGGCTGACGTCCCAGACGACGGTTACAAGACGTTTGTCTGTGTGGAAACCGCGTGTGTCAGTACACCGCAGAAAGCGAGCGCTGAGAAGCCGTCTCGCTTAGGACAGACGATTAGCATTGTTAAACGCTGATCGCATTTCCCTCTCCCGTTTTGGGTGAGAGGAAAAAAACTGCGCAACCAGGCACCAACATAAAGCAAACGGGGCGTAAACGCCCCGTTATGATGCACGGATTGCACTACAAGAGTGCGCAATCAGAATTTGTAGGTCACACCCACTGAGAAGATGCCCGACCAGGACTTATCGACCATCGGGCTATCTTTTACTTCATCACTCACGCGAACATAACGACCTGTGCCGTATACGCTCCAGTCGGTGAGGAAGTTGTAGCTTGCGGTCAACTCCAGGTACGGATCCCAGCTATCATCGGCGCTATAGCTTTTCAGACCACTGCGGCGGGATTCGTTTTTAGACACGCCATAATAGTAGTCGTTGTAGTTCTCACTGCTGTACTGCACACCGATACCTGGCGTCAGGGTCACCGCACCATTGGTATAGCGATAGAGCCAGGCCAGATCCCAGATAAAACCGTTGCTGTTATCCAGAGTATCGCCCGCCAGCGCGGTACGCAGGAAGCCATACTGGGTGTTATGAACGTAAGAGAGCCCTGCCATCATCGAGCTTTTACGCTTGTCGAGCTGGCGAAGCGCGTGGTTATCACTGTCACCTGGCTTGAAGTGCATCGGATCGTAATAGGCCATGATGGAGAGCTTATCGGCCGTATCGTTCCACAGATAGTAGCCGCCACCCAGACCGCGGAACCAGAAGTTATCGCCTTCATAGGTGACAACCGGAACGGCATAGACATCACGGTCATACTGTTTGTACGGGCTGTTAATGACGCCAACACCCGCACCAGCAGTCCACTGACTCTCCGCCTGTGCGGTGCTCATTGCGGTCGCGGCAAGTACGCCCAATGCCAGAAGTTTGAGTTTGGTCACAATCCATTCTTTCCTGTAGTCAAATAATCAGCGGGTGAAGTGTAACCGCCATTTCCGTACATCCCAAAACTTTTTGCCCACTAATGGCTTTACTTAACCTGTTATTTTTAACTTTTCAGATGACAGGCTGCTTTCATTTATGTGACTACTGAATAAAAAACGTACTTTCACGCTATAACGGCAGTGGAAATTTTTGGATGAGTTATTGATATGTCATTGAAATTAGAATTTATCTGCATGCAAGTTTTGCAAATGCCATCTACGCTTTAATTTAAGAAGAGTTTTTCTGGACACCCTGCGGTTCTTAGCGCCAGACCTGGCACACAGGTTGCTGCTCTGGCAGTGAGGTGTGAGAAATTCTCTTCCGGGAGCCTCCACTACTCATACGAACGGCTCTTATCCTGTGCTAAAAAACGAAAGGACGGCATGCCATGAATATATTCGATCACTATCGCCAGCGCTATGAAGCTGCCAAGGACGAAGAGTTCACACTGCAGGAGTTTCTTACCATTTGTCGGCAAGATCGCAGTGCCTATGCCAATGCGGCAGAACGGCTATTGATGGCTATTGGTGAGCCAAACATGGTTGATACTGCCCTGGAGCCACGGCTCTCCCGTCTCTTTTCGAATCGGGTCGTCGCCCGATACCCGGCGTTTGAAGAGTTCTATGGTATGGAAGATGCCATTGAACAGATTGTCTCCTATCTGAAGCACGCAGCTCAGGGTCTGGAAGAGAAGAAACAGATCCTCTATTTACTGGGGCCTGTGGGTGGGGGTAAATCATCGCTGGCTGAACGACTGAAATCACTGATGCAGCGTGTGCCCATCTATGTGCTGAGTGCAAACGGTGAGCGCAGCCCGGTGAATGACCACCCGCTGTGCCTGTTTAATCCGCAGGAAGATGCGCAGATTCTGGATAAAGAGTTTGGTATCCCACACCGCTATCTCGGCACCATCATGTCGCCGTGGGCCGCGAAACGTCTGTATGAATTTGGTGGGGATATCACCAAATTCCGCGTCGTCAAAGTGTGGCCGTCCATCCTGGAACAGATCGCCATCGCCAAAACAGAGCCGGGTGATGAGAACAACCAGGATATTTCGGCCCTGGTCGGTAAAGTCGATATCCGTAAGCTGGAACACTTCGCGCAAAACGACCCGGATGCCTACGGCTATTCCGGTGCGCTGTGCCGGGCGAACCAGGGAATTATGGAATTCGTTGAGATGTTTAAAGCACCGATTAAAGTGCTGCATCCGCTGCTGACCGCGACCCAGGAAGGGAACTACAACGGGACAGAAGGTATTTCCGCCCTGCCGTTTAACGGGATTATCCTCGCCCACTCGAACGAATCGGAATGGGTTCAGTTCCGTAACAACAAAAATAACGAGGCCTTCCTTGACCGTGTATACATTGTCAAAGTGCCTTATTGCCTGCGGATCTCCGAAGAGATCAAAATTTACGAGAAGCTGCTTAACCATAGTGAGCTGGTGCATGCGCCTTGCGCCCCGGGCACGCTGGAAACACTGTCGCGCTTCTCCATTCTGTCGCGCCTGAAAGAGCCGGAAAACTCCAGCATCTACTCAAAAATGCGCGTGTATGACGGTGAAAGCCTGAAAGATACCGACCCGAAAGCGAAGTCTTACCAGGAGTACCGCGACTACGCCGGTGTTGACGAGGGGATGAACGGTCTGTCCACGCGTTTCGCGTTTAAGATCCTCTCCCGGGTCTTTAACTTCGACCATGCGGAAGTGGCGGCTAACCCGGTTCACCTGTTCTATGTACTGGAACAGCAGATCGAACGTGAACAGTTCCCACAAGAACTGGCTGAACGTTACCTTGAGTTCCTGAAAGGCTATCTGATCCCGAAATATGCCGAGTTTATTGGCAAAGAGATCCAGACCGCCTACCTGGAATCCTATTCGGAATACGGACAGAACATTTTCGACCGTTACGTCACGTATGCTGACTTCTGGATCCAGGATCAGGAGTACCGCGACCCGGATACCGGCCAGCTGTTTGACCGCGAATCCCTGAACGCTGAACTGGAGAAAATTGAGAAGCCTGCCGGGATCAGCAACCCGAAAGACTTCCGTAATGAGATTGTGAACTTCGTGCTGCGCGCCAGAGCACACAACAGTGGACGGAACCCGAACTGGACGAGCTACGAAAAACTGCGCACGGTTATTGAGAAGAAAATGTTCTCCAATACCGAAGAGCTGTTGCCGGTCATTTCGTTTAACGCCAAAACCTCAACCGACGAGCAGAAAAAGCACGACGATTTTGTCGACCGTATGATGGAGAAAGGCTATACCCGCAAACAGGTTCGCCTGCTCTGCGAATGGTATCTGCGTGTACGTAAATCGTCTTAACACAAGTGCCCGGTAGCGCTAGCGCTACCGGGCCGACAAAAATGTCCGGCACTTACGGACACTGCTCGTTGGCAAATGCAGTACGGGGGGTATATGACCTGGTTTATTGACCGGCGTCTTAACGGCAAAAACAAGAGCACGGTGAATCGCCAGCGCTTCTTGCGTCGTTATAAAGCGCAAATTAAACAGTCGATCTCCGAAGCCATCAACAAACGCTCGGTGACCGACGTCGACAGCGGCGAATCTGTCTCCATCCCCACAGATGACATCAGCGAACCGATGTTTCATCAGGGGCGTGGCGGCCTGCGCCATCGCGTACACCCAGGTAATGACCACTTCGTTCAGAACGACAGAATCGAGCGTCCACAAGGCGGTGGCGGTGGTTCAGGAAGCGGTCAGGGACAGGCCAGCCAGGACGGTGAAGGTCAGGATGAGTTTGTCTTCCAGATCTCAAAAGATGAATATCTCGACCTGCTCTTTGAAGATCTGGCGCTGCCAAATCTGAAAAAGAACCAGCACCGTCAGCTTAACGAGTACAAAACCCATCGTGCGGGTTATACCGCGAACGGTGTACCTGCCAATATCAGCGTTGTGCGTTCGCTACAAAACTCACTGGCTCGACGCACAGCAATGACGGCAGGTAAACGGCGTGAACTGCGCGAGCTGGAAAGCAGTCTGAAAGTCGTGGAAAACACCGAGCCGGCACAACTGCTGGAAGAGGAGCGCCTGCGTAAAGAGATTGCCGAGCTACGGGCGAAGATCGATCGGGTACCTTTTATCGACACCTTCGACCTGCGCTATAAGAACTACGAAAAACGTCCTGAGCCATCCAGCCAGGCGGTGATGTTCTGCCTGATGGACGTTTCGGGTTCGATGGATCAGGCCACCAAGGACATGGCGAAGCGTTTTTATATTCTGCTCTACCTGTTCCTGAGCAGAACCTATAAGAACGTGGAAGTGGTCTACATTCGCCACCATACTCAGGCAAAAGAGGTCGATGAGCATGAGTTCTTCTACTCGCAAGAGACCGGTGGCACCATCGTGTCGAGCGCCCTGAAGCTGATGGATGAAGTGGTCAAAGATCGCTACGACCCGGCGCAATGGAATATCTACGCTGCGCAGGCATCCGATGGCGATAACTGGGCGGACGACTCGCCGTTGTGTCACGAAATTCTGGCGAAGAAAATTCTGCCAGTAGTACGTTACTACAGCTACATCGAGATTACGCGGCGTGCGCATCAGACGCTGTGGCGCGAATATGAACATCTGCAATCCATGTTCGATAACTTTGCGATGCAGCACATTCGCGACCAGGATGATATCTATCCGGTGTTCCGTGAACTGTTCCATAAACAGGGTTCGACAACAACAAGTTAATCAATATAAATCAGCCAGTTAAGATACTTTTACTGGCTGATTTATCATTCATTTATTTCTTCATTTTTGCCCTGTTTTTCATTAAATCCGTTTTAATTTTTGGGAATGTTTTTTGTAGGTTGCAATTGCAACACCTTTCAGGACTTGCACTTTTTTCAAGCTAATTTCATACCCGTCGTATTTTTAAGAAAGAAATATGTTTGCCGCCATCGAACCGCTGAGCCCATTTACGCGATAAATTTCAACACGAACACCGGGTCTTAACGATTGGTCTTCGCTGTTATTTAATCCGGAGATATGTAGAAAAACATCTTTTTGGCCAATTGCCATTTTTTGTTATCGGGTTCCCGGCATCGGCTCACATTAACACTGACCCTCAGGGGGTGTTGTAACGCAAAAAAGGTTATTCATTTTCAATAAAAAATTCGGCGGACAACCCTATCCTTCTGTTCTGATTGAGTATGGGACCTCTATGCGCATAGCCACTTTATTACTTTTCATGGTATTGACAACTTACAATGTCACTTACTATACGGTATTGATACACAAGGATATTTACAGCCTGGCATGGGCACCAAACGTGTTTTTGATCAGCTGGCTACTGCTCTTAGCAGAATCTAAACACTCTCTTAAGTCCAGGCTAGTAAGCGCATTTTCAGTCTGCATCATCGCCCTCCCAGGAGGAAACCTCTTCTTTTCATGGATATTTACTCGCACCTTATCAGGAATTGATGGTTACCTTGTTAATGACATTTTATTTGTCACTATAAGTTTTGGCACGCTCCTTATTCTTAAGAATCTCAATCAAGACTCATTAACTAGCGTAAAGACCCATACGCAATATCTGTTGACCTATATTAAGTTAATTTCAGCCGGTATCTCGGTTACATTTTTGAGTGCAATTCCCGCCGGAGCCATTGGCCGCTATCAGGAAAAGAGTTACAACAGCTATTCCTGGGAGGACTATTGGCATTTTTCTTGTATGGTGTTCCTGTCTTTTTTTCGTGGATGAACCGCTTTAATTTTCATTTGCGTTTGTATCAGGGACAAGCCATTCTTTCAACACTAATGGTTTTAAGTGTATTTATTTTACCCGATATCAGTACCAATACCTTCAACTGGTTCCTGTGGGGAGGTATGTTTTTGACCCTTCTCTGGCGTTCAGCATGGTGTCAGGTTATTGTTTTTGGTCTCTGGGGCCCGTTAATCACACAGGAATTCGCACTTAAAGATAAATCACTAACGGATTACGGTTCGATGCTGTTAGTTATTATATCGACCCAGATTCTATGGCTATTGTTCTTGCATGGTGATTTATTATACGAGAGTCTAAAAAGGAAAATAGAGAAACAAGATAAGGCGCTGAATACTGACCCCCTTACTGATTGTTTAAACCGCCGTGGTTTTTTTAACATGTGCAACGCCTTGTTGCAGAAGGGGCAAGAGTTAAGTATAGGAATACTGGACATTAATCGATTTAAAGCGATTAATGATAGTCTGGGACATGAAGCGGGTGACGTAGTCCTCCAGATTGTAGCGAACAGACTGGCCGGGTGTATGGGAGGAAAGGAACGAATATCACGCATAGGAGGAGATGAATTTGCATTTGTAGTATCCGGCAGCGAAGCGTTAATGCGTCAAAAATGTCAACTTTTTTTCTCCCAGCTTAGTGAACGTCCAATCATTATTTCAGGTCAGATCCTTTATATTGGAGTCTCTTTGGGATATAGCTGCTCACCTCGTGATGGTATATTACCTGAACATTTACTTCATCGCGCGGATATTGCTATGTACATAGCGAAGCGTCAGAGGTTGCAGGAAAGCGTAACTTATGAACCGTCAATGAATATTACAACAACGGAGGTTTCTGGCACAGCATTTTCCCCCATATCCCGGCAAGTGTAATACCTGAGTGCTACGCTTTTTTCCAGCCCGTTTATAATGTACAAGAAAAACGGATGCACTCAAACACTTATACGACATTCTCAGATAAGCACAAGCGAACTTGTAACCTGGGCTGAACAAAGTGGAAGACTTGATCAGATGTTTGAGCATATGTTGACACTGTCACTCCCGGTTATCAGGAAGTTAGCCCTTCCCGTATCCCTGAATGTTTCACCAACACCTGGGATGGCTTATGTTCAATGGTTGAAAAAGAAAATAAAGATATTTTCAACCATATTAAAAGGAAGGCTGCAGTGGAAACAGTCATGCTATTGCACACTGTCATTTTCAATGTGAAATCGATGTAATATACGGTGAGCAATTGGGGCCAAAACAACACCCAATGTAGTCATAAAAACCAGACTGGTAAACATACCATATATAGCAAAAAATATTTTTCCTGATATACCCTGCGGTACAATGTAAGGACCAATTCCATTGGCTATAAATGCACTATTCAATGCTGCATCATGCCATTTTATGCTATTATCAAAAATCATATGTCCAACAGTTCCTATTATCAACGTAATGATAATCAAGAGACTTGCAATGCCAAAATGTGACAGCATGCGTTTTAAAAATGCACAAAATGGGATTAATGGCATATCTTTCGACTCATACATTTTATAAATCTCCTTAGACTACATAGAAAAAATACAACCACCAAAAAAAACAACAAGCCACTTAACAATCAGTAACTTAAGAAACTACAGTGCGGACATTATCGAACAATAATGGTCATTTTATCGCCCCAAATCATGCCCCCAGTACGATTTTGCCCCAAATTTTCTTTCACTGTAGCCCTTACATCTTCCAAATTCAATTTGATTACTTATCCATTGACCATATCTCCGATCCTATCGACTGTATACACACAGTAAAAAGGGATTGTTTTATGGCAAATAAAAAAGAATCGAATGCAGGCGCGATACCGGAGTTAACTCACTTTGCGATCAGTTACTGCGCGCGAGTGAAATAGAGATGTGCTACTGTAAACATCTGATGTCATTTGCTACAGGTCATTCACGCATGTCTGAAGAAATAAAAGGCACTACCACCCACCGGCAATTAATTTCGCTGTTATCTGACCAGGGGGCAAAATACCGCGTTGTGGAGCACGAGGCCGTAGGGAAATGCGAGGCGGTGAGTGAAATTCGCGGTACCGATCTGGGGCAAGGTGCAAAAGCACTGGTGTGCAAAGTGAAGGGAAATGGCGTAAAAAAACACGTTCTGGCGATCCTCGCCGCCGATCAACAGGCCGATTTAAACCAGCTTGCCAGCCATTTCGGTGGGCTCAAAGCCTCTCTCGCAAGCCCGGCTGAAGTTGATACCCTGACCGCCTGCGTCTTTGGTGCTATTCCACCGTTTAGCTTCCACCCCGATCTCACGCTGGTTGCCGACCCGCTGCTGTTTGAGCGCTTTGACGAAATTGCGTTTAACGCCGGTCTGCTGGAAAAATCCGTCATTATGGACACCCAGGATTATCTGCGTATTGCTCGTCCTGAACTGGTGATGTTCCGTAAAGGGTAGCGCTGATGGCTGGCGCGACTGTCAGCCGTTTTTTTCCAGAAAAAGAATCGATGCCACGAGAATAGCGGCAATAGCGAAAAACGATGAGGAGATAATCAGCGTTTCAACAAACATTTGATCGTTCATGATGTAACCCCTTTTGCCCCGTTTAGCCTTTTTTACCCCCGCATAATGACAGTGAAATGACAGCTTCAGGTCAGCCAGATGAATATTGCTGGCGTTGACGGGCCACTAAAAATGTCGCCGACTCATGCATGAACAGATGAGTCGGGTGCTCAGGTAACCCCCCAAAAAATAGCGTTTTTTTTATAAAAATCTGTTTGCTTGCGCGTAAAGTAGGTAGGCTTACTTTTTTTGGCAAGGACTCCTCATGCTTGACCCGACTCTGCTCATCCTTCTGGCACTGGCCGCACTCGGCTTTATCAGCCATAACACCACCGTCGCCATCTCTATTCTGGTGCTCATCATTGTGCGCGTGACCCCGTTAAACAACCTCTTCCCGTGGATAGAAAAACAAGGCCTCACCATCGGGATTATTATTTTGACCATTGGGGTAATGGCCCCTATTGCCAGCGGAACCCTCCCGGCCTCGACGCTGCTGCACTCGTTCGTGAACTGGAAATCACTGATCGCTATCGCAGTGGGTATTTTTGTATCGTGGCTGGGCGGACGCGGCGTCACGCTGATGAGCAGCCAGCCCTCGCTGGTGGCTGGCCTGCTGATGGGAACCGTGCTCGGCGTGGCGCTTTTTCGCGGCGTGCCGGTTGGCCCGCTGATTGCCGCCG belongs to Enterobacter cloacae and includes:
- a CDS encoding serine protein kinase PrkA, whose product is MNIFDHYRQRYEAAKDEEFTLQEFLTICRQDRSAYANAAERLLMAIGEPNMVDTALEPRLSRLFSNRVVARYPAFEEFYGMEDAIEQIVSYLKHAAQGLEEKKQILYLLGPVGGGKSSLAERLKSLMQRVPIYVLSANGERSPVNDHPLCLFNPQEDAQILDKEFGIPHRYLGTIMSPWAAKRLYEFGGDITKFRVVKVWPSILEQIAIAKTEPGDENNQDISALVGKVDIRKLEHFAQNDPDAYGYSGALCRANQGIMEFVEMFKAPIKVLHPLLTATQEGNYNGTEGISALPFNGIILAHSNESEWVQFRNNKNNEAFLDRVYIVKVPYCLRISEEIKIYEKLLNHSELVHAPCAPGTLETLSRFSILSRLKEPENSSIYSKMRVYDGESLKDTDPKAKSYQEYRDYAGVDEGMNGLSTRFAFKILSRVFNFDHAEVAANPVHLFYVLEQQIEREQFPQELAERYLEFLKGYLIPKYAEFIGKEIQTAYLESYSEYGQNIFDRYVTYADFWIQDQEYRDPDTGQLFDRESLNAELEKIEKPAGISNPKDFRNEIVNFVLRARAHNSGRNPNWTSYEKLRTVIEKKMFSNTEELLPVISFNAKTSTDEQKKHDDFVDRMMEKGYTRKQVRLLCEWYLRVRKSS
- a CDS encoding UPF0229 protein, which encodes MQYGGYMTWFIDRRLNGKNKSTVNRQRFLRRYKAQIKQSISEAINKRSVTDVDSGESVSIPTDDISEPMFHQGRGGLRHRVHPGNDHFVQNDRIERPQGGGGGSGSGQGQASQDGEGQDEFVFQISKDEYLDLLFEDLALPNLKKNQHRQLNEYKTHRAGYTANGVPANISVVRSLQNSLARRTAMTAGKRRELRELESSLKVVENTEPAQLLEEERLRKEIAELRAKIDRVPFIDTFDLRYKNYEKRPEPSSQAVMFCLMDVSGSMDQATKDMAKRFYILLYLFLSRTYKNVEVVYIRHHTQAKEVDEHEFFYSQETGGTIVSSALKLMDEVVKDRYDPAQWNIYAAQASDGDNWADDSPLCHEILAKKILPVVRYYSYIEITRRAHQTLWREYEHLQSMFDNFAMQHIRDQDDIYPVFRELFHKQGSTTTS
- a CDS encoding UPF0756 membrane protein, whose amino-acid sequence is MLDPTLLILLALAALGFISHNTTVAISILVLIIVRVTPLNNLFPWIEKQGLTIGIIILTIGVMAPIASGTLPASTLLHSFVNWKSLIAIAVGIFVSWLGGRGVTLMSSQPSLVAGLLMGTVLGVALFRGVPVGPLIAAGLVSLFIGKS
- a CDS encoding hypothetical protein (possible pseudo, frameshifted), which gives rise to MNRFNFHLRLYQGQAILSTLMVLSVFILPDISTNTFNWFLWGGMFLTLLWRSAWCQVIVFGLWGPLITQEFALKDKSLTDYGSMLLVIISTQILWLLFLHGDLLYESLKRKIEKQDKALNTDPLTDCLNRRGFFNMCNALLQKGQELSIGILDINRFKAINDSLGHEAGDVVLQIVANRLAGCMGGKERISRIGGDEFAFVVSGSEALMRQKCQLFFSQLSERPIIISGQILYIGVSLGYSCSPRDGILPEHLLHRADIAMYIAKRQRLQESVTYEPSMNITTTEVSGTAFSPISRQV